In Xenopus laevis strain J_2021 chromosome 2S, Xenopus_laevis_v10.1, whole genome shotgun sequence, a genomic segment contains:
- the LOC108709182 gene encoding mitochondrial import inner membrane translocase subunit Tim22-like, whose product MAAPGGAESSFLTPGMGSNVTPPGPGDGTLHYSLIMQHLVGDKRRPVELIPGGLGGIPTPIKPEEQKIMERVMESCGFKAALACVGGFVLGGAFGVFTAGIDTNVGFDPKDPLRTPTAKEVLRDMGQRGMSYAKNFAIVGAMFSCTECLVESYRGKSDWKNSVMSGCITGGAIGFRAGLKAGVLGCGGFAAFSAVIDYYLR is encoded by the exons ATGGCGGCGCCCGGCGGAGCCGAAAGCTCCTTTCTGACCCCAGGCATGGGGAGCAACGTTACTCCGCCCGGGCCCGGGGACGGCACGTTACACTACAGCCTCATCATGCAGCACCTGGTGGGGGACAAGAGGAGACCGGTGGAGCTGATCCCGGGAGGCCTCGGCGGAATCCCCACCCCTATTAAACCAGAAGAACAGAAAATAATGGAAAGGGTCATGGAGAGCTGCGGCTTCAAGGCGGCCCTGGCTTGTGTGGGGG GGTTTGTGCTGGGAGGAGCATTTGGTGTATTCACAGCCGGCATTGATACCAACGTTGGGTTTGATCCCAAGGACCCGTTGCGCACGCCGACTGCTAAAGAGGTGCTGAGAGATATGGGCCAGCGAGGAATGTCTTATGCCAAGAACTTTGCCATTGTGGGTGCCATGTTCTCCTGCACCGAGTGCCTGGTGGAATCA TATCGAGGAAAATCCGACTGGAAAAACAGCGTGATGAGTGGGTGTATCACTGGCGGAGCTATTGGCTTCCGAG CCGGTCTGAAAGCGGGAGTACTTGGCTGCGGAGGTTTTGCTGCATTCTCTGCCGTCATAGATTATTATCTGCGATAA